Genomic DNA from candidate division WOR-3 bacterium:
GACCTTAACAGTATTGAAAATCTTCTTGAACTGTATATTGAAAACGACTCCTGGGAAAAGGCAGAAAACCTCCTCAAAGAATGCGGACGGATTCGTTCTCCCCGCGTCGCCAGGCTCTATGCCCAATTTGGTTATGCCTTTGGGAAGGTAAACCCCCAAAAAGGCATCCAGTGGCTTGAAGAGGCGTTGCGGATAAATCCGAAATCGGGGCTTGCCCATATTTACCTCGGTGACCTCCAACTCGCCCAGGGGGAAACAGAGGTGGCTATCAAGACTTGGACAAAAATGTTAGACATCGCCCCGGAGAAGAACCGCTTTGTGCGCGAGCGGCTTGAACGTGCCTATTATGAACTTGGTCGTTATGAGGATGTGGCACAACTCTACCGTCGGTTGTTGCACCGGGTGCCGCATGATACCAGCCTGGCTGTTGCCCTCGCCGAAATCTATGCCAAAAAGGAGGACCTGGCAGCAGCGATTCACCTTTTGGAGCACTCAGGTAAAAACCAAGATGCAAAAATCGGCATCGCCCTGGCAGAACTATATCTGCGTCAAGGTAATTTAACCGAGGCGAAAGAACATCTTGACATAGCGGTGCGAGAATTAACCGCCGGGATTAGCGACTGTTGCGGCTGTGGCAAAAAACTGTCACAAGCTGATTTTCAGTGTCCCGAGTGTCACACCTGGCAGGAAGATTTAGATTAAGTGCTTAAATTGCATCCCGAGCTTTTGTGGCAGAAAGGCTGACACCTCTCCTTGCCCAGTACCGAAGGATAAAGGAGCGCTACCCGGAAACCCTGTTGCTTTTCCGAGTAGGTGATTTTTATGAGATGTTTTATGAGGATGCTGAGATTGGTGCCCGCGCCCTGAACCTTACCCTAACCTCAAGACCCCATGGTCCTAATATCCGTGTGCCGTTGGCGGGAATTCCTGTCAAGGCGCTGGACAGTTATATTGCCCGGCTCGTTGCTCAGGGTTTCAAGATTGCCATCTGCGACCAGTTAGAGGAACCAAACCGTAATAAACCGGTTGTCCATCGTGATGTGGTTGAGGTCATCACACCGGGGACCATTACGCGTACCCCGCTTTTAGATGAACAGCGGAACAACTATCTTATGGCGCTATCACCTGCAGGCGAAATTTGGGGATTGGCCTTTGCCGACCTGACAACAGGTGAGTTTGTTGTAGGAGAAATTAAATCGGCAAACATTGTTGAGGAGATAGCCAAAATCGGACCTGCGGAAATCCTCATTCCTCAGAACTGGAGTGATAAATTGCCCATTGAATACCAAAACCGCATCACCCGTCTCGATGACTATTATTTTACCGAAGAGTTCGCTTTTGATAAACTCACCTCCCATTTAGGTGTAATGAACCTGGACGGTTTTGGTATTGGGGAATTCACCGAAGGGATTTGTGCGGCCGGTGCAATTCTCCATTACCTTGAACATACGCAGCGGAGCGCGCTTCCCCATCTTCGTCGTGTTACACCATATATACTCAGTGAATATCTATTAATTGACCGGATATCCCGGCGCAACCTCGAACTGATTGAAAGCCTCCATCCTGAGGAAAACCGGCGCGAACCCTCAAAAACATTGTTAGGGGTCCTCGACCGAACAAAAACCCCGGGGGGTGCAAGGTTATTGCGACGCTGGCTTCTTGCCCCCCTCCTCTCGGTAAAAAAGATTAACCAGCGCTTAGATGCTGTTGCTGAACTCAAAGAAAATGTTGCTTCACTTTCAGAACTGCAAGACCTATTGGGTAAAATTGGGGATATAGAACGGATTGTTTCTCGGATCGCCTTAGAGCGGGCAAATGCGCGGGATTTGATAGCGTTACGTAACTGGCTGAAGGTTATACCAGAAATTAAAAAACTCCTCTCTGGATTCCGGGCTGAAAGACTAATGTATATTTACAACTCCCTCCAGGACTTTGGAGCCGTTGTGGATGACATCGATCGAGTCCTTGTGGATGACCCGCCCGGTGCCATAACCGAAGGCGGGCTAATCCGCCCAGGTTATAATCAAGAACTGGATGAGTTACGTGCCATTGCCGGCAATGCCAAGGAGTTTATCGCCGGCATTCAAGAAACCGAACGCCAGCGCACCGGCATACCCAATTTGCGTATCGGGTATAATTCAGTATTCGGCTATTACATTGAAGTAACCAAATCCTATCTATCACTTGTTCCCAAAAACTACATCCGAAAACAGACCATAGCTAACGGTGAAAGGTTTATTACCCCGGAACTTAAGGAATACGAAGCCAAGGTATTAAATGCTGAGGAGAGAATCAAGGCGCTCGAATATGAACTTTTCACCCAATTGCGCCGCCGAATTGCTCCTTCTACCGATAAAATCTTTGAAGCGGCTCTTCTCATTGCCGAAATTGATGTTTTTGCCGCTCTTGCCGCCGTTGCCAACGAACGAAATTACACCCGCCCCATTGTGGATGAGTCCAGTAGTATCGAAATCAGGTCTGGCAGACATCCGGTTGTAGAGGCACTAAGTAAGGAACCGTTCATACCTAACGACACAATTATTGATAGTGCCAAAGAGCAAATTCTTATTATTACCGGTCCCAATATGGCGGGTAAGTCAACCTATCTTCGGCAAGTGGCGCTGATTGTGATAATGGCACAGATGGGGTCATTTGTGCCTGCCGCTTATGCCCGTATCGGTATTGTTGATAAAATCTTCACCCGGATTGGCGCCTCAGACGATGTTGCCCGAGGTGTTTCCACATTCCTTGCTGAGATGATTGAAACCGCCAATATTTTAAATAACGCCACCTCCCGCAGCCTGGTGGTACTTGATGAGGTCGGACGGGGAACTGCCACCAACGACGGTCTGGCAATTGCATGGGCCACGGTTGAACACCTCCATGGCAATGAGAAGTTTTCTCCGAGGACAATCTTTGCCACCCATTACCATGAACTCACCGATATTGCTAAACTCCTCCCCCGTGTTAAAAATTATAGTTTCCTTGTACGGGAAAGAGGTGATGAAGTACTTTTCCTCCGCAAAATCAAACCCGGACCTGCCGATAAAAGTTATGGTATCGCAGTTGCCAAACTCGCTGGACTTCCCGAATCGGTCATCAATCGAGCGAGGGAAATGCTCATCCATTTTACAGAACAAACAGAAATCAACCTCAAACGATTTAATTTACCTGCGGAAACTCTGTTTGCGAGCGACCACTCTATCCATCCTGTAATTGAACGATTGCGGAGTTTAAATATAAACGAACTCACTCCTCTCGCAGCGTTGAGTTTACTTGCCGAACTGCAGAGACTTGCCCGAGAGTGACAATAAATTGACTTTTACCATTTTCCTCCTATATTAGCACTATGCACATTGCGGTAATCGGAACAGGCTATGTTGGTTTAACATCTGGCGCCTGCCTTGCCAAAATTGGGCACAGGGTTATCTGCGTGGATAATGATGAAGAGAAAATCACTGTGCTAAACCGTGGCGGTATTCCAATTTATGAACCTGGACTTAGGGAGGTTATCGACGAGGCTGTCCGGGCAAACCGGCTTTCTTTTACCACCAACATCTCCCAGGCGGTTAAGGAAAGCGAGGTCTGCTTCATTTGCGTGGGCACGCCCCCTCTCGAAAGCGGAGAACCTGATTTGACTTATGTTGAGAGTGTTGCCCGGGATATTGCCTTTAGCATGGACGGATATCGTCTGATTGTAGAGAAGTCTACCGTGCCTGTCCAGACGGGAAAATGGGTCAGAAAGACGATCGAACGCTACAACCGTAAACAAATTCCCTTTGATGTCGCCTCCAACCCCGAGTTTTTGCGAGAGGGTTCAGCGGTGCGAGATTTTTTAGAGCCTGACCGCATTGTCATTGGGGTGGAAACCGAACGGGCACGAGATTTGCTCCTTGAAATTTATAAGCCCATTAAAGCCCCCGTGCTTGTGACCGATATCGAATCCGCAGAACTGATCAAACATTGTTCTAATGCCTTTCTGGCAATGAAAATATCTTTTATCAATGCTGTCGCAATAATCTGCGAGGCCGCAGGTGCTGATGTTATGAAAGTAGCTGATGGAATGGGTATGGATAAAAGAATCGGCAGGGCCTTTCTTGATGCTGGTGTGGGGTACGGCGGTTTCTGTTTTCCCAAGGATTTACGGGCATTTATTCGGATTGCTGAGGAATTGGGTTATGATTTTAAGTTGCTGCGAGAGGTGGAAAGAATTAACGAAGAGACAAAACAGCGCTTTGTCAAAAAGATTCGCCAAGTACTGTGGAATTTGCGTGATAAGAATATCGGCATTTTAGGTCTGGCATTCAAACCAAATACCGATGATATGCGTCTTGCCCCATCCATTGATATCATTAGAGCGTTGCTCTTAGAAGGGGCGAAGGTTCGTGCCTATGACCCCCACGCAATGGAGAATGCCCGAAAAATCCTTCCCGATATCATTTACTGTCAAAGAGCTGAAGATGTTGCCCAAGACGCAGACCTGTTAGCAATCGTAACAGAATGGGATGAGTTCAAACACCTTGACCTCATCCGCATTAAAGAAAAAATGCGTCTGCCCATCATCTGCGACGGTAGAAACATATTCGAAAGATCAAGGCTCGAACGGTTGGGGTTTACCTATATTGGCGTTGGTAGATGAAAACCAGAAAACTGCGTGTGGCTATTGTCGCGGGGGGAGCGGGATTCATCGGTTCTCATCTCTGTGAGAAACTACTGAAAAAGCAATGGAATGTAGTTTGTGTCGATAACCTTATTACTGGCAGAATGGAAAATATCCTTCATTTACAGAAAAACCCCAGATTCAGGTTTATTAAAATGGATATCAGTGACCAATTAATCTTAGAACCTCAGTGCTTACCTCGGGCGGATGTCATCTTTAATCTTGCCTCCCCTGCTTCACCAAAGGATTATAGGGCTCTCCCTATAGAAACCCTTATGGCTGGGGCACAAGGAACTAAAAATCTTCTTGAAATAAGTATGAGAAATCAGGCGATATTCGTTCATGCCTCTACTTCAGAGGTTTATGGTAACCCCACCAAACATCCTCAACAGGAGAGCTACTGGGGGAATGTTAACCCCATCGGAGAGCGTTCGGTATACGACGAGGCGAAAAGATTCGCCGAAGCCTTAATTATGGCATATCACCGCAAATTTAATCTGGAGGTTCGTATCGCCAGGATCTTTAACACCTATGGACCAAGGATGAAACTTGATGACGGTAGAGTTGTCCCTACCTTGATTTACCAGGCGCTCACAGGGAAACCTTTGACGATATTCGGCAGCGGTCGGCAAACCCGTAGCCTCTGCTACATAAGAGATATGATAGTGGCTCTTTACAGATTAATTAAATGCCGAGACCCTTATCCTATTAACCTTGGAAATCCTGAGGAGTTTACCATTCTCCAGATTGCCCGTTTGGTCAAAAAACTAACAAAGTCAAATAGTCCTCTTATATTCCAACCTCTCCCTCCCGACGACCCTAATCGCCGGAGACCCGACATCACCCGTGCACAAAAACTTCTCCACTGGCGTCCCGTGGTTAATTTAGAAAGAGGGTTAGAACTCACGATAAGATGGTTTCGCGAGAATGAGTTAAAATGGAATCAATGGAAAAATTAGGGATAGGAATAGTCGGTGTGGGTTTGTGGGGTAGAAATTATGTAAGAACTCTTGCGGAATCTAATGCTTGTCAAATCTTTGTCGCTGATGTTGCTGAGAAAAACTTAAAGGGGCTTCAGGACGTGCGAGTAGTTTCATTTCCGGAACTCCTTGCGCACGACGGCATTAAAGCCTTAATCATTGCTACCCCAGACAACACCCATTTTCCCTTAGCAGTTCAAGCACTTGAAGCCGGAAAGGATGTTCTCGTAGAAAAACCTATGGCGCTCTCTGTTGAAGAAGCGGAAGAAATGCTACTCCTTGCCCAACGCCGGAAAAGAATTATTGCTATTGCTCATACCCCGATTTATTCCTGTTCTTTTGACCTTCTAAAATCTCAAATCGAAGGGATAGCGAAAAAGGATATTATAAGAATTGAAGCGGTTAGAACCTCCCAAGGCAGAAATAATGGTAGTGATGTTCTCTGGGACCTTGCCTGCCATGACTTGGCAATGGCGATATCCTTGTTTGGCCTTCCTAAGAAGGCAAAAACCATTAGACGCGAACACCATACCTGCCAATATAAAATGATTTTTAATAATGATATTGAATTTATTGGCATTGCCTCGTGGTCCGACCCTCCGTTCCACCGGGAATTTAAGGTTTATACGAGAGAAAGGGTTTATCAATTTCAAGAGCCTATTGGAGCGAAGGGATTGAAGTCCAACTTACCCCTTAGTCGGATGTGCTCTGACTTTATTCGCTGTTCTTATACTCGGGCAAGACCCTTGAGCGACGGGGTATTAGGTTTGAATGTAATTAGGTGTCTCACCCTTCTTTCCCAAGAGGGTGACGAGGTTAAATGCTCTCAGTAATAATCCCGGTTTACAACGAGGAGAACTCGGTCTTGGAAATAATCGAACAGGTGAAATCGGTTCCGATACAGAAAGAAATTGTGGTCGTTGATGATGGTTCCTCGGACAAAACAGTAACATTGTTGCGAGATGTCACCGGTATCAAACTCTTCATCCATAACTATAATCAGGGCAAAGGTGCCGCAATCCGTACTGCACTTCCCCATGCCTCAGGTGATATCATCTTAATCCAAGACGCCGACCTTGAATACGATCCCTCAGATTATCCCAAATTGGTTGCGCCTTTCAAAGACCTAAAGGTTATAGCAGTATATGGTTCCAGATTCAAAGGAAAAGGTAGGTTCCTTTTTCTCAGCCGGTTGGCTAATATCTTTCTTACCTTTATAACAAACGCCCTGTTCGGTGGTAAACTTACAGATATGGAGACCTGTTACAAATTAATCAGAAAAGAAGCGGCTGTAAAACTTAATCTCCAAGCGAAGCGATTTGAAATTGAACCGGAAATCACTGCCAAACTCCTCCGCCAACACTACCGGATTGTTGAAGTGCCAATAAAATATCACGGGAGAAGCCGAGGAAAAAAAATCGGCTGGCGAGATGGTTTAATTGCCTGTTGGACACTTTTAAAGGTTTATGTCAGTTGAATCATCGCCGGTGATCGAATTGGTTGGGGTATTTAAATACTTCCAAGGAGAATGGCCGGCACTTACCGATATCAATCTGACAGTTTACCAAGGTGACTTTCTTTTTCTCTTGGGGGCAACCGGGGCCGGCAAGACCACCCTGCTGCGGCTTCTGTATCGCCACGAGTTGCCCGACGCTGGTACTGTCAAAGTTTTGGGTTATGACCTCACGGTTATGAAAGAAAAGGAGATACCAAATCTCCGTCGGCGCCTCGGGATAATTTTTCAGGACTTTAAGCTTCTT
This window encodes:
- a CDS encoding tetratricopeptide repeat protein, which produces MYPLIIVILALLIVALYPVVRDFLRQRKKTLPNYVEGLQLLLDGEVERAKIKLKAAVEEDTGNVDAYVRLGNIFLDQGDFERALQIHESLALRRNLKREEELKVYRALVRDYLKTNRRVKAIPLLEEIVRADRSDLNSIENLLELYIENDSWEKAENLLKECGRIRSPRVARLYAQFGYAFGKVNPQKGIQWLEEALRINPKSGLAHIYLGDLQLAQGETEVAIKTWTKMLDIAPEKNRFVRERLERAYYELGRYEDVAQLYRRLLHRVPHDTSLAVALAEIYAKKEDLAAAIHLLEHSGKNQDAKIGIALAELYLRQGNLTEAKEHLDIAVRELTAGISDCCGCGKKLSQADFQCPECHTWQEDLD
- the mutS gene encoding DNA mismatch repair protein MutS; amino-acid sequence: MAERLTPLLAQYRRIKERYPETLLLFRVGDFYEMFYEDAEIGARALNLTLTSRPHGPNIRVPLAGIPVKALDSYIARLVAQGFKIAICDQLEEPNRNKPVVHRDVVEVITPGTITRTPLLDEQRNNYLMALSPAGEIWGLAFADLTTGEFVVGEIKSANIVEEIAKIGPAEILIPQNWSDKLPIEYQNRITRLDDYYFTEEFAFDKLTSHLGVMNLDGFGIGEFTEGICAAGAILHYLEHTQRSALPHLRRVTPYILSEYLLIDRISRRNLELIESLHPEENRREPSKTLLGVLDRTKTPGGARLLRRWLLAPLLSVKKINQRLDAVAELKENVASLSELQDLLGKIGDIERIVSRIALERANARDLIALRNWLKVIPEIKKLLSGFRAERLMYIYNSLQDFGAVVDDIDRVLVDDPPGAITEGGLIRPGYNQELDELRAIAGNAKEFIAGIQETERQRTGIPNLRIGYNSVFGYYIEVTKSYLSLVPKNYIRKQTIANGERFITPELKEYEAKVLNAEERIKALEYELFTQLRRRIAPSTDKIFEAALLIAEIDVFAALAAVANERNYTRPIVDESSSIEIRSGRHPVVEALSKEPFIPNDTIIDSAKEQILIITGPNMAGKSTYLRQVALIVIMAQMGSFVPAAYARIGIVDKIFTRIGASDDVARGVSTFLAEMIETANILNNATSRSLVVLDEVGRGTATNDGLAIAWATVEHLHGNEKFSPRTIFATHYHELTDIAKLLPRVKNYSFLVRERGDEVLFLRKIKPGPADKSYGIAVAKLAGLPESVINRAREMLIHFTEQTEINLKRFNLPAETLFASDHSIHPVIERLRSLNINELTPLAALSLLAELQRLARE
- a CDS encoding UDP-glucose/GDP-mannose dehydrogenase family protein gives rise to the protein MHIAVIGTGYVGLTSGACLAKIGHRVICVDNDEEKITVLNRGGIPIYEPGLREVIDEAVRANRLSFTTNISQAVKESEVCFICVGTPPLESGEPDLTYVESVARDIAFSMDGYRLIVEKSTVPVQTGKWVRKTIERYNRKQIPFDVASNPEFLREGSAVRDFLEPDRIVIGVETERARDLLLEIYKPIKAPVLVTDIESAELIKHCSNAFLAMKISFINAVAIICEAAGADVMKVADGMGMDKRIGRAFLDAGVGYGGFCFPKDLRAFIRIAEELGYDFKLLREVERINEETKQRFVKKIRQVLWNLRDKNIGILGLAFKPNTDDMRLAPSIDIIRALLLEGAKVRAYDPHAMENARKILPDIIYCQRAEDVAQDADLLAIVTEWDEFKHLDLIRIKEKMRLPIICDGRNIFERSRLERLGFTYIGVGR
- a CDS encoding UDP-glucuronic acid decarboxylase family protein: MKTRKLRVAIVAGGAGFIGSHLCEKLLKKQWNVVCVDNLITGRMENILHLQKNPRFRFIKMDISDQLILEPQCLPRADVIFNLASPASPKDYRALPIETLMAGAQGTKNLLEISMRNQAIFVHASTSEVYGNPTKHPQQESYWGNVNPIGERSVYDEAKRFAEALIMAYHRKFNLEVRIARIFNTYGPRMKLDDGRVVPTLIYQALTGKPLTIFGSGRQTRSLCYIRDMIVALYRLIKCRDPYPINLGNPEEFTILQIARLVKKLTKSNSPLIFQPLPPDDPNRRRPDITRAQKLLHWRPVVNLERGLELTIRWFRENELKWNQWKN
- a CDS encoding Gfo/Idh/MocA family oxidoreductase; protein product: MESMEKLGIGIVGVGLWGRNYVRTLAESNACQIFVADVAEKNLKGLQDVRVVSFPELLAHDGIKALIIATPDNTHFPLAVQALEAGKDVLVEKPMALSVEEAEEMLLLAQRRKRIIAIAHTPIYSCSFDLLKSQIEGIAKKDIIRIEAVRTSQGRNNGSDVLWDLACHDLAMAISLFGLPKKAKTIRREHHTCQYKMIFNNDIEFIGIASWSDPPFHREFKVYTRERVYQFQEPIGAKGLKSNLPLSRMCSDFIRCSYTRARPLSDGVLGLNVIRCLTLLSQEGDEVKCSQ
- a CDS encoding glycosyltransferase family 2 protein encodes the protein MLSVIIPVYNEENSVLEIIEQVKSVPIQKEIVVVDDGSSDKTVTLLRDVTGIKLFIHNYNQGKGAAIRTALPHASGDIILIQDADLEYDPSDYPKLVAPFKDLKVIAVYGSRFKGKGRFLFLSRLANIFLTFITNALFGGKLTDMETCYKLIRKEAAVKLNLQAKRFEIEPEITAKLLRQHYRIVEVPIKYHGRSRGKKIGWRDGLIACWTLLKVYVS